In Rhodopirellula sp. P2, the DNA window CGTTCTGCGGCGATCTGGCGAGCTGACTCGAGAGGGCTTGTCATCCTGGTCTTCCTGATTCGTGTGAGTGGTCCTTTGCGTCATTCGCGCGGAACCTACACGTACCAGTGTGCCGATCAAGATCATTTTCTTGGGGGCAGGGTAGTGCCGAATCTGATACCCCACAAAATCGGGGCAACGGTATAAGACGTTGCAAAACCTTTTGCGATTCCCTACGCTCGGCAGCGATCAAGGATGCGAGTTTTCACCGTGATTTCCGGTGCAAAACGAAACCGTGGCCTGGAAACTCATAGAAGGTTTTCCGCTTTCACACGGCAGAGGCCACAGATTCGAATTCTGTATCGCCCATTTCGGTAACCTGCCGAATACTTCGTAAACTACTGGTCGAAACGCCGCTAAGGCGTTACCAGCTCAGTCAGGCTGCGCGACCCATTTTCAGTATTTACGGTACCGCGTACCGTAAAAGATTGGAATGGGATCGCATGTCACGACAAAAAGCAAAGCTGCCCAATTCCCTCTATCACGTCTCGGGACAAGCCCGAGTCGATCTCGATGGACGGTACTTCTACCTCGGCACCCAGGACTCGCCCGAGAGTCACGCTCGGTACTTCGCCCTCTGCAAGGAGTACCAAATAAAAGGCTGCAGGATGCCCGAGGACAGCGCGATCCAAGCAGCAACCGGCATGCGTCCCAGCGAAGTGCTTCGGATGCGCCCAAGATCACCCCAACCCGCTACCTCGGCGGCTGGAGCAACAGCCGACAAAGCGAGTGCACGCAGCGATGTCGTGGGTTACTGGAATCGATCGGCCGCAGGGGCGGCTCACTCCGCTGAACGCAACCCATGCGTCTCCCTCCATGGCCGGTGGCATCCAAGCGACCTTCATGCTTTGGATCGAGTTCGTCTTCACGATGGCAATTGAGGTCGGCTTTGCGGGTTAGGCTGCTGTGTCTGGCTACAGGAGAGTTGTTCGTTGTCCTTTTTAATCGGGTTGGTCAAGTTGATCTGTCGGGATAGCCGACGCTGAGGAGGTGGAACCGCGTCGCGGAGGTTGTCTGGGTCATTGCCTAGGAATTTGCCGAAATCGTTGACGACGAATCCCACCCCCGTCGGTCAGAAGCACGACTCTCTCCAATTGAATATCACCAATGCCGAAGTTTTCGCCAGGTTTGTCTCGTCGTCAGCAACCCAATTGCCGACGTCTCTCGCCTCGGCGTGCTCAGCTGCGTCGCTTGCTGGGGGAGACATGGCGAAGTTCGCGGAACGGTATCGCTGCGATGCTATTGGCCGGCGTTGCGATGGTCGGGCCAACGTGGGCTGCGACCATTGATGTGGCCGACGAAGCTGAATTCAACACTGCGATCACCAACTCAGTCGCTGGCGACACGATTCGTCTGACTGCTGGCATCACGCTGACCGGCAACCTCAACAACCTAGACAAAGACCTGACCATCGACGGCAACGGTCAGACGCTGAGCGGGAACAGTCTGTACCGGCCGTTCTTGGTTGAAAGCGGAACCGTCGTCATCGAAAACCTGACGATCGAAGATGGGAAAGGCCAAGGCGGGGGTGGCGGCTACGGTGCAGGCGGGGGCGGCGGAGGAGGAATGGGGGCGGGTGGTGCTGTGTTCGTTGATGAAAATGCGAGTGTCACGTTGCGAGATGTGAGTTTTCAAAACAACAGCGCGACCGGTGGAACGGGGGGCCCAACTCAATGGGATTGGGGCGGTGGTGGAGGCGGTGGATACCTCACCAGCGGCGCAGGCGCGACAGGCAGCTTCGACGGGATAGGTGGTGCCGGCGGTGCAGGAGGTGGTGGGGATGGTGGCGATCGAAATGCGAATGGTAGCAACGGAGGCTTCGGAGGCGGTGGCGGCGGAAAAGGGTTTGGCGGAACAGTCTCAGGGTCAGGGGGCTTCGGCGGAGGAGGAAGTGCCAGCGGATCCGGAGGTATTTATGGAGGAGATGGCGGGTTTGGCGGTGGTGGTGGGGCTGGCCTGGGCGGAGCGGTGTTCGTTCGCGAGGGCGGAACCCTGACATTGGAGGAAACCGGGCTGGGTGCCAACTCGGGCTTTTCAGGAGGCATGGCAGTCGGTGGTGCGGGGAGCAGCACTGGACAGGCAGGGCAAGGCATCGGCACGGGGTTGTTTCTCAACGATGTCCAAGCCACCGTCAATGTTGCGAATGGGCAAGCCATGACCATCGCCGACACGATCGGCGGAAATGCCGGCGGAGGAATTGTCAAAAGTGGTGACGGGACGTTGACCCTTAGTGGTGCGAACTCCTACACCGGCGGGACGACTGTTTCGGCAGGCACATTGATCGGCAATACAACTTCCCTCCAAGGCAACATCGCCAACAACGCATCGGTTCAGTTCAATCAGGCTGCCGACGGGACCTATGCCGGAGTGGTCTCAGGAACCGGTTCGCTGACGAAGAGCGGCAGCGAGGCGTTGACGCTCAGTGGAGTCAACACGTTCACCGGAACGACCACCGTTTCCGCCGGACGACTTTCCATCAATGGTTCGACCACCAGCGAGACCACCGTGGCCGCGGGTGCGGAACTGGGCGGCAGCGGAACCATCACGGGCAACGTGATCAACAACGGAACATTGGCAGCCGGCAACTCCATCGGCACGCTCAATGTCACGGGGAACTACACGGCCGCAGACAACTCGACGATGGTGGTTGAGATTCAACCGTCGGCGGCTCCCGTTGCGGGCACCGACAACGATTTGGTTGCAGTGACGGGAACTGCCAATGTCAGCAGCACAGGCACGACGGTGCAGGTCGATGGAACGGCGGGCACCTACACCCACAACAGCCAGTACACATTCTTGACCACGACCGGTGGGTTAACAGGAACCTTTGGATCGATCACTGACAATTTGGCGTTCTTTGATGCGGCGTTGGGATACACAGCCAACAATGCCTTCTTCACGTTGATTGAAAACAGCAGTGACTACGCCAGTGTTGCGGGTACCGGCAATCAACGGTCCGTCGCTGCGGCGATCGACCGCAACAGTGCGGGCGCCACCGGCGACTTCCGTGACTTGCTGGATGAATTTCGTCCGATGACGAACGCGCAAGTGCAGAACGGCTTGTCTCAGCTCGGCGCTTCGGTCAACGGCAGCAGCCAACAAGTCGGGATCCAAGGAACCAGCCAACTGTTCGGTGTGTTGAGCGGCCAACTGCGAGGCAGCATGAGCCCCGGTTTGGGAGCGTCTGGATTCAGCGGCGGATCGGGCGGGTTTGCCTCTGCACAGCGTACCGGCAACTCGCGGCCAAGCAGCAGCCCGGTGGCGGACTCGGCGATCGCGTTGGTCAGCTACCAAGAGAGCAGCGGAGGGTTGGCCGGGCCATCTTACGATGGTGCCTGCGACAGTCTTGGTTGTGCACGGCGCAGTCCTTCTTGGCTGGGCTGGACCACTGGGTACGGTCTGGGCGGATCGGCACAAAGCGATGGTAACGCCGATGGGATTCACTATGGGCTCGGCGGGGTCACGTTTGGGATCGAAAAGTTTGTTGATGATTGCACACGAATCGGTTTCTTTGGCGGTTACGTCGGATCGCAAGTCACGACCGACAACACCAACCAAACTCGCAAGAGCAACGGCGGCAACTTTGGCATGTTGTTGACTCACGCTAGCGGCATCCATTACGGCATGGCAATCGGTGGATTTCAGTTCGACGGGATCTCCAGCGAACGGAACATGCAAATCGGTGCCTTGTCCGCGACCGCCGACGGTGAGACCGAAGGCTGGCAAACGTTTGCGTATGGTGAACGGGGCATGAACTTGCAGCTAACCGATTCCGTGTTGGTTCGTCCGTTCGCGGGCCTGCAGTACGTCTACGCCCGTCAAAACGGATTCACCGAAACCGGTGCCGGAGCGATGAACTTGGCCGTCGACGGAAACGACACCCATTCGCTGCGAAGTCTGTTGGGCGGTGAGTTGGAATTTGCCACTCGGCCCCTGCGAGGCATGGGGATCACGCCGCAGTTGCGAGCAATCTACATGCACGAGTTCTTGGATAGCAACACGTTGGTGAATTCGCAATTTGCCGGTGTCGGCGGTAGCGGATTCTCATCGGAAGGTTTGGACCTGGGTCGTGACTGGGGCATCGTCGGTGGCGGGTTAGTGACTCAGCTGACTGATCAATGGTCGCTGCGTGGCGACTACAACGCCCAGTTCAACGAGCATCAAGTCCACCACGTCGGCTCGGGCACACTCAGCTATGTCTGGTAGAGAGCCGCGATGGGGCGTTCGTCATCGTTCTAAAAATCCGTGCTAGGGTCGCTCAGTTCGATCGGCTTGATCCAGATGTTTCGGTAGAGCACTTCGTGACCCTCGCACTGCAATTTGATGCCACCGGGAGTGTCCGTGATTCCAAATCCGTTGTCGTTGCCACCGTCGATTCCGGAATTGGCACCGCCCCAAACTTTGTTGATCTGCTGATTGAGATGA includes these proteins:
- a CDS encoding autotransporter outer membrane beta-barrel domain-containing protein produces the protein MPKFSPGLSRRQQPNCRRLSPRRAQLRRLLGETWRSSRNGIAAMLLAGVAMVGPTWAATIDVADEAEFNTAITNSVAGDTIRLTAGITLTGNLNNLDKDLTIDGNGQTLSGNSLYRPFLVESGTVVIENLTIEDGKGQGGGGGYGAGGGGGGGMGAGGAVFVDENASVTLRDVSFQNNSATGGTGGPTQWDWGGGGGGGYLTSGAGATGSFDGIGGAGGAGGGGDGGDRNANGSNGGFGGGGGGKGFGGTVSGSGGFGGGGSASGSGGIYGGDGGFGGGGGAGLGGAVFVREGGTLTLEETGLGANSGFSGGMAVGGAGSSTGQAGQGIGTGLFLNDVQATVNVANGQAMTIADTIGGNAGGGIVKSGDGTLTLSGANSYTGGTTVSAGTLIGNTTSLQGNIANNASVQFNQAADGTYAGVVSGTGSLTKSGSEALTLSGVNTFTGTTTVSAGRLSINGSTTSETTVAAGAELGGSGTITGNVINNGTLAAGNSIGTLNVTGNYTAADNSTMVVEIQPSAAPVAGTDNDLVAVTGTANVSSTGTTVQVDGTAGTYTHNSQYTFLTTTGGLTGTFGSITDNLAFFDAALGYTANNAFFTLIENSSDYASVAGTGNQRSVAAAIDRNSAGATGDFRDLLDEFRPMTNAQVQNGLSQLGASVNGSSQQVGIQGTSQLFGVLSGQLRGSMSPGLGASGFSGGSGGFASAQRTGNSRPSSSPVADSAIALVSYQESSGGLAGPSYDGACDSLGCARRSPSWLGWTTGYGLGGSAQSDGNADGIHYGLGGVTFGIEKFVDDCTRIGFFGGYVGSQVTTDNTNQTRKSNGGNFGMLLTHASGIHYGMAIGGFQFDGISSERNMQIGALSATADGETEGWQTFAYGERGMNLQLTDSVLVRPFAGLQYVYARQNGFTETGAGAMNLAVDGNDTHSLRSLLGGELEFATRPLRGMGITPQLRAIYMHEFLDSNTLVNSQFAGVGGSGFSSEGLDLGRDWGIVGGGLVTQLTDQWSLRGDYNAQFNEHQVHHVGSGTLSYVW